A genome region from Plasmodium relictum strain SGS1 genome assembly, contig: PRELSG_00_v1_24, whole genome shotgun sequence includes the following:
- a CDS encoding fam-h protein: MNSKSNAILNFSTYYECYSHIYKDLITTNMLTLKIYDKKQKKNILNFLINFYIFILLIFILQCSNNRDSLRSCNYKNNLKSILYLGAKRSLVEGNDIINEINEGLEHCEQMVKGANLKLDNKINEVENSSYVKPKIKKNCTDIKVNKIDTTEVEVGEEIKTNEKNKKGIFQRILRIFPKNIERIGIYYIFFFLFCIFVLLIIGLVSNNINVHGLLIVFFCLLCLIFIILIFYEKRKKEEQKIYYRRLIEFSINYL; the protein is encoded by the exons atgaacagTAAAAGTAATGCTATCTTGAATTTTAGTACATATTATGAGTGTTATTCTCATATATATAAGGATTTGATTACTACAAATATGttaactttaaaaatatatgataaaaaacagaaaaaaaatatattaaattttcttataaatttttatatatttatccttttaattttcatattaCAATGTTCTAATAAT AGGGATTCTTTAAGATCGTgcaattacaaaaataacttaaaaagCATATTATATTTAGGAGCTAAAAGATCATTAGTAGAAGGTaatgatataataaatgaaataaacgAAGGATTAGAACACTGCGAACAAATGGTAAAAGGAgcaaatttaaaattagataataaaataaatgaagtaGAAAACAGTTCATATGTAAAaccaaaaattaaaaaaaattgcaccgatataaaagtaaataaaatagacACCACAGAGGTAGAAGTAGGAGAAGAGATAAAGACAAacgagaaaaataaaaaaggaatatttCAGAGAATTTTACGAATATTCCCAAAGAATATTGAAAGAATTGgcatatattatatatttttttttttattttgcatatttgtattattaataattggTTTGGTTTCAAACAATATAAATGTTCATGGTTTGCTTATCGTGTTTTTTTGTTTACTGtgtttaatatttattatccTTATATTTTacgaaaaaagaaaaaaagaagaacaaaaaatatattataggCGGTTAATAGAATTCTCTATTAACTATTTATAG